In Zalophus californianus isolate mZalCal1 chromosome 4, mZalCal1.pri.v2, whole genome shotgun sequence, the following proteins share a genomic window:
- the LOC118356892 gene encoding LOW QUALITY PROTEIN: late cornified envelope protein 6A-like (The sequence of the model RefSeq protein was modified relative to this genomic sequence to represent the inferred CDS: substituted 1 base at 1 genomic stop codon): protein MSQQKQQAWEPPSAPKCSSPQCPTPTLAVCSAPCCDPHSGGCDSGSQKPGKQSPGRSQRAHRKKPRCLSGGTVYHIKEEECXVSAGKHFLAPISRTPASVFHPPLQLSSNVEPEPWLL from the exons ATGTCACAGCAGAAGCAGCAAGCCTGGGAGCCCCCTAGTGCTCCCAAATGCTCATCTCCCCAGtgcccaacccccaccctggCTGTCTGCTCTGCTCCTTGCTGTGACCCCCATTCAGGAGGCTGTGATTCTGGTTCCCAAAAGCCTGGGAAGCAGAGTCCTGGCCGTTCTCAGAGGGCTCACCGCAAGAAGCCCCGCTGCCTCAGTGGTGGCACAGTCTACCACATCAAAGAGGAGGAATGCTGAG TTAGTGCTGGGAAACACTTCCTGGCCCCTATAAGCCGCACTCCTGCTTCAGTCTTCCACCCGCCCCTTCAGCTCAGCAGCAACGTGGAGCCTGAGCCCTGGCTGCTGTGA